One Acetobacterium sp. KB-1 DNA segment encodes these proteins:
- a CDS encoding site-specific DNA-methyltransferase, with amino-acid sequence MQRLELTWIGKGEEPKVEPRILLHDSSKDYGDSDTDNILIHGDNLLALKALEQQYSGQVKCIYIDPPYNTGEAFDEYDDNLEHSIWLHLMYSRLSLLKNLLSEDGVIFVQLNDEEMNYCKVIMDEIFGRKNFINLVAVKTKNSSGASGGGEDRKLKKNIEFILCYGNPMFKKFNPVYTTTELSKYLENMRENGVSFKYTMVFTNLGERTYYKTIMDGSGNDIVIYAHSGYETKSVRQLAKEDDISEIEAFNKYYEYVCTTENAQTSIRSRVQEATDTEDNLYSIDYYPVSGRNKGKLTTVHFVGRNKRLVSWFKNVCVKERGYIFKKEKVGSLWNDLNWNNVNREGGVVFSGGKKPEVLIQRILELATEPGDIVLDSFLGSGTTAAVALKMRRRWIGIEMGNHAYTLCQPRLNSIINGTDDTGISKDADWQGGSGYKFYELAPTLIIKDGHGNPVFSDKYNVEMLVAAVAKLNGFIYSPDVECFWKQGISQGNSYIYVTTQYLTAKELDDIARDMPEFEKLLICAPAFDTGLSKRYENIDVRKIPQSLLSKCEYGVESYNLNIVNPPEFNEEECDDVE; translated from the coding sequence ATGCAAAGACTTGAATTAACATGGATTGGAAAAGGCGAAGAACCAAAGGTAGAACCTCGTATTCTTCTTCACGATTCATCAAAAGATTACGGCGACTCTGATACTGATAATATTTTAATACACGGAGACAATCTGCTGGCTTTAAAAGCTTTAGAACAACAGTATTCGGGTCAAGTGAAATGTATCTACATCGACCCACCTTATAACACAGGTGAAGCATTTGATGAATATGATGATAACTTGGAGCATTCTATTTGGCTACATTTAATGTATAGTCGACTAAGCTTGCTGAAAAATTTACTGTCTGAGGACGGGGTTATTTTCGTACAGCTAAATGATGAAGAAATGAATTACTGTAAAGTCATAATGGATGAAATTTTTGGACGCAAAAATTTCATTAATTTAGTTGCCGTCAAAACCAAGAATTCTTCTGGTGCAAGTGGAGGCGGAGAAGATAGAAAGTTAAAGAAAAATATTGAATTTATTTTGTGCTATGGGAACCCAATGTTTAAGAAGTTTAATCCGGTGTATACAACAACAGAACTCTCGAAATATTTGGAAAACATGCGTGAAAATGGAGTAAGTTTCAAGTATACAATGGTATTTACTAATCTTGGTGAGCGCACTTACTATAAAACAATTATGGATGGCAGTGGAAATGACATTGTTATTTATGCTCATTCTGGATATGAGACGAAAAGTGTACGTCAGCTTGCTAAAGAAGATGATATTTCTGAAATTGAAGCATTTAACAAGTATTATGAGTATGTATGTACTACCGAAAACGCACAGACTTCTATTAGATCACGAGTCCAAGAAGCGACAGATACTGAGGATAATTTGTATTCTATTGATTATTATCCTGTATCTGGACGCAATAAAGGAAAACTGACTACCGTTCATTTTGTCGGAAGAAACAAACGTCTTGTAAGTTGGTTTAAAAATGTATGTGTGAAGGAACGCGGATATATTTTTAAAAAAGAAAAAGTTGGTTCTCTTTGGAATGATCTTAACTGGAATAATGTTAATCGAGAGGGTGGTGTCGTTTTCTCAGGGGGAAAGAAACCGGAAGTTTTGATCCAAAGAATTCTTGAATTAGCCACTGAACCGGGAGACATCGTGCTAGATAGTTTTTTAGGCTCAGGTACAACCGCTGCTGTGGCTTTAAAGATGAGACGTCGTTGGATTGGTATAGAAATGGGTAATCATGCGTATACCTTATGTCAACCAAGACTAAATAGTATTATAAACGGAACTGACGATACGGGGATCTCAAAAGATGCAGATTGGCAAGGTGGCAGTGGTTACAAGTTTTACGAACTTGCTCCTACATTGATTATCAAGGATGGTCACGGCAATCCCGTCTTCTCTGATAAGTACAATGTGGAAATGTTAGTCGCTGCGGTCGCAAAACTAAACGGCTTTATCTATTCGCCCGATGTTGAATGTTTCTGGAAACAGGGCATCTCACAGGGGAATAGCTATATTTATGTTACCACTCAATACCTTACAGCTAAAGAATTAGACGACATCGCCCGCGACATGCCAGAATTTGAAAAGTTACTCATATGCGCACCAGCATTCGATACTGGACTTAGTAAACGCTACGAAAACATCGATGTGCGCAAAATCCCGCAGTCTTTGCTTTCAAAATGCGAATACGGTGTGGAAAGCTATAACTTGAACATCGTAAATCCACCAGAGTTCAACGAGGAGGAATGTGATGATGTTGAATAG
- a CDS encoding SNF2-related protein → MGRYTPHQTRYFAEQIMLKRPQSGIDGLASSMSGVKVDLNPHQVDAALFALKSPLSNGSLLADEVGLGKTIEAGLVLAQFWSERKRRILLIVPASLRTQWRAELDEKFYIKSTILESTKFNKLKKSGVLNPFEIKDEVVICSYNFASLKENEVYATSWDLVIIDEAHRLRNVYKSSNIMGKRLKRALSGKRKLLLTATPLQNNLMELYGLVSIIDEHVFGDARTFRDMYVSVSNEEIRNLALRTRLRQFCKRTLRNQVTEYVNYTNRIAILQEYTPTDDEEKLYNLVSSYLQTERLFALPQGQRALITLVLRKLLASSSFAISGTLNSLIDRLEALLKGLDTQLEFKDDYDTFDELVEEQEESDNLLLADLEQDRASVSQELDKLRGFAELAKSITNNSKGDNLLIALQKGFDETEKRGGQRKAVIFTESRRTQEYLLNLLSNHGYSDDIVFLNGTNNDAISRRIYTEWKDRHKHDGIISGSRQADMKTAVVEEFRDRASILIGTEAAAEGINLQFCSLIVNYDLPWNPQRIEQRIGRCHRYGQKNDVVVINFLNRNNAADVRVFELLDQKFRLFSGLFGSSDDVLGSIESGIDFEKRIARIYQTCKSTDEIQGEFDQLQKELSEHINEKIMAARQSILENFDEEVAARLKGCQEDTLAGLDKFTRWLCNFFIMKGAERVKPLDQWRFSYRLNGSEETYNVQWKDAERQGDIFLRREDPMCQQWLSEAIATTLPLVTIRFDHTNSPDHHISFLEKHPNLSGVLSVDKLIYSGFDTEEHLIISIVTDDGTLIDDDMINRIMELPSEITDEPVNEILDLDTLRKANTEMQKFEIERINKEYFLAECEKLDAFSEDLKEGIQRELKDLNKEIKEKKRIFKASTDKTLAEMLEMKEEVTHLEEKRKKLRREIYDREDEIDTQNERLQEEIRAKLEGAAALEHIMTISFEIV, encoded by the coding sequence ATGGGGAGATATACACCACACCAAACCCGTTATTTTGCTGAACAGATTATGCTGAAACGTCCGCAATCGGGTATTGACGGACTTGCCTCTTCCATGTCAGGCGTAAAAGTTGACCTAAATCCTCATCAGGTTGATGCGGCATTGTTCGCTTTGAAATCGCCCCTTTCTAATGGATCTCTTTTGGCGGATGAGGTTGGCTTGGGAAAAACAATTGAAGCTGGTTTGGTCCTTGCACAATTTTGGTCGGAGCGCAAACGTCGCATTTTACTAATTGTTCCGGCATCACTACGCACACAATGGCGAGCCGAACTCGATGAAAAATTTTATATAAAATCTACTATACTTGAATCCACAAAATTTAATAAACTAAAGAAGTCAGGTGTACTTAACCCTTTCGAGATTAAGGATGAAGTCGTGATCTGCTCTTATAATTTTGCATCATTAAAAGAGAATGAAGTTTACGCAACTTCTTGGGATCTCGTTATTATTGATGAAGCACATCGCCTCCGAAATGTTTATAAATCGAGTAATATCATGGGTAAACGCCTAAAACGAGCCCTCTCTGGCAAACGAAAACTATTACTCACCGCTACTCCTCTTCAAAACAATCTGATGGAATTATACGGCTTAGTTAGTATTATTGATGAACATGTTTTTGGTGATGCTCGGACCTTTAGAGATATGTATGTATCTGTTTCTAATGAGGAGATTAGAAATCTCGCTTTAAGGACTCGCTTGAGACAGTTTTGCAAGCGTACTCTGCGCAATCAAGTAACGGAGTATGTCAATTACACAAATCGTATCGCTATTTTGCAGGAATATACCCCGACCGACGATGAGGAAAAGTTATACAATCTAGTTTCTTCCTATTTGCAGACCGAAAGGCTCTTTGCTCTTCCTCAAGGACAGCGAGCACTGATAACTCTAGTATTAAGAAAACTTCTTGCGTCATCTTCTTTCGCTATTTCCGGCACCTTGAACTCCTTGATAGATCGCCTGGAAGCTCTCCTAAAAGGTTTAGATACCCAACTTGAATTCAAGGATGATTATGATACCTTTGATGAGTTGGTCGAGGAACAAGAAGAATCCGACAATCTTCTACTCGCAGACCTCGAACAGGATCGTGCCTCTGTTTCTCAAGAGCTTGACAAACTGAGAGGATTTGCAGAACTAGCTAAAAGTATTACTAATAATTCAAAAGGTGATAATCTACTGATTGCACTACAAAAAGGTTTTGATGAAACCGAAAAACGTGGAGGTCAGCGCAAAGCTGTTATTTTTACAGAATCACGACGAACTCAAGAATACCTACTAAATCTTTTGTCAAACCATGGATATTCTGACGATATCGTATTCTTGAATGGTACAAATAATGATGCAATATCTAGACGCATTTATACAGAATGGAAAGATCGGCACAAACATGATGGTATCATTTCAGGCTCACGTCAAGCTGATATGAAAACGGCTGTTGTAGAAGAATTTCGTGATAGGGCAAGTATTTTGATTGGAACTGAAGCTGCCGCAGAGGGTATTAATCTTCAGTTTTGCAGTTTAATTGTTAATTATGACCTACCTTGGAACCCACAGCGTATCGAACAGCGTATTGGCCGATGTCATCGTTATGGGCAGAAAAACGATGTTGTCGTCATAAATTTTTTGAATAGAAATAATGCTGCCGATGTCCGGGTCTTTGAACTCCTTGACCAAAAATTTCGACTTTTTAGTGGCTTGTTTGGCTCTTCAGATGATGTTCTAGGTTCAATTGAATCAGGAATTGATTTTGAAAAACGCATTGCAAGAATATATCAGACCTGTAAATCTACAGATGAGATACAAGGAGAATTTGATCAACTCCAGAAAGAATTGTCCGAGCACATTAACGAAAAGATAATGGCGGCTCGGCAGTCCATTCTTGAAAATTTTGATGAAGAGGTCGCCGCTCGTCTCAAGGGTTGCCAAGAAGACACTCTTGCTGGGTTAGATAAATTCACCCGATGGCTATGCAACTTTTTTATTATGAAAGGTGCAGAGCGGGTTAAGCCACTGGATCAATGGCGTTTTTCCTATCGATTGAACGGATCAGAGGAAACCTATAATGTACAATGGAAAGATGCGGAACGGCAAGGTGACATATTTTTGAGACGTGAGGATCCAATGTGTCAACAATGGCTTTCAGAAGCCATTGCAACTACATTACCGCTTGTAACGATCCGTTTTGATCATACTAATTCACCTGATCATCATATTAGTTTTTTAGAGAAACACCCAAACTTATCTGGTGTTCTTTCTGTAGACAAGCTAATTTATAGTGGCTTTGACACTGAAGAACATTTAATTATATCTATTGTTACTGACGACGGTACGCTAATTGATGATGACATGATTAACCGCATCATGGAACTGCCATCCGAAATTACTGATGAACCAGTAAATGAGATTTTAGATTTAGATACTCTTCGAAAAGCTAATACTGAGATGCAAAAATTTGAAATTGAAAGGATTAACAAAGAATACTTTTTAGCGGAATGTGAAAAACTTGATGCCTTCAGTGAAGATCTTAAGGAAGGAATACAGAGAGAACTTAAGGATCTTAATAAAGAAATCAAAGAAAAAAAGCGAATTTTCAAAGCAAGTACTGATAAGACATTGGCTGAAATGTTAGAAATGAAAGAAGAAGTAACTCATCTAGAAGAAAAACGAAAGAAACTGCGTCGCGAGATTTATGATCGTGAAGATGAAATTGACACACAAAACGAACGACTGCAAGAAGAAATTCGAGCAAAATTGGAAGGCGCGGCTGCTTTAGAACATATTATGACTATCTCTTTTGAGATTGTGTAA
- a CDS encoding abortive infection family protein, which yields MAKITDIEKGAFLSLFNRGGYVLNFSTDSFDVFTQKSVGRALCNYYGLSKGKSLTTYVNEAGESDVIKLFKDLLKYYENNYQSEINDEDFYCSGSKKEYQTHYKECLTIMHRIEDNITSFKDAGNVLKEKFSSDYISMQIDCMLKMQYENPTEAIGKSKEFIESCCKTILEGGEKTIEKDWSVSQLVKATMKFLEIATDNVDDNTSESKTVKAILGNLHGIAGNIAELRNAYGSGHGKSASYIGLTVRHAKLAVGGSITLVNYLWDTYEWRKEKGRIN from the coding sequence ATGGCAAAAATCACAGATATTGAAAAGGGTGCGTTCCTAAGCTTATTTAATCGCGGTGGTTATGTACTTAATTTTTCTACGGATTCATTCGATGTGTTCACACAAAAAAGTGTTGGTCGTGCTTTATGCAACTACTATGGATTATCGAAAGGAAAATCTTTAACTACTTATGTTAATGAAGCCGGTGAAAGTGACGTAATTAAGCTATTTAAGGATCTGCTTAAATATTATGAAAACAACTATCAATCTGAGATAAATGATGAAGATTTTTATTGTAGTGGATCAAAGAAAGAATATCAAACACATTATAAAGAATGCTTAACGATCATGCATAGAATTGAAGACAACATAACTTCATTTAAAGATGCTGGAAATGTATTAAAAGAGAAATTTTCAAGTGATTACATTTCTATGCAAATCGACTGTATGCTAAAAATGCAATATGAAAATCCAACAGAAGCTATCGGAAAGTCAAAAGAATTTATTGAAAGCTGCTGTAAAACCATACTTGAAGGAGGCGAAAAAACTATTGAAAAAGATTGGAGTGTTAGTCAATTAGTTAAAGCAACTATGAAGTTCCTGGAGATCGCCACTGATAATGTCGATGACAACACGTCTGAAAGTAAAACAGTTAAAGCGATTTTAGGGAATCTTCATGGAATAGCTGGAAATATCGCTGAGCTAAGAAATGCATACGGAAGCGGCCATGGCAAAAGCGCTAGTTACATAGGATTAACTGTACGCCATGCAAAATTGGCTGTTGGGGGAAGTATTACTCTTGTTAACTACTTGTGGGATACTTATGAGTGGAGAAAAGAAAAGGGACGTATAAATTAG
- the rnr gene encoding ribonuclease R, whose protein sequence is MKTKELKRIVRRLMNDKKYRNMTFDQLSDFIGLSKKKDRQMLSHVLKELEIKAKVEKDSNGCYQKTDDCPKIVGVLRGNQRGFGFVIPDYTIFSEDVFIPEKYLHGALDMDTVWVRLTSKPGDKRPEGEVVEIIDRGHKKIIGRYEKGKGFGFVVPDNDRLCKDIFIPERRGKKAINGDKVVAQIVSWSDVGKNPEGEILEILGNEDEPGIDILSVLKGYDIPMDFTTDVERETNQINDRIGSEELKKRKDLRDEQIFTIDGDDAKDYDDAVSIRKKKNGNFVLSVHIADVSHYVRQGSEIDKSALDRGTSVYVVDRVVPMLPFKLSNDVCSLVPNKDRLTFSCEMEIDKNGQVVDYDIFKSVICSKARMTYKKVDALLEDRIDKAADLKPFRSDLVLMEELHEILRVKRRLNRGAINFDFPEAKIILDKLGFPEEVIIDERLISHRIIEEFMLVCNETIAEHVSKLDAPFIFRNHPEPHPEKLAAFRTFINRYGFKLGKNDDQVPSGHDFQQLVTNIAGKNEERVITLLMLRTMQQAVYEGHNLGHYALGASFYTHFTSPIRRYPDLFVHRYLAKAIAGKINKKSLDYLEANIESVAKQASETERRSENIEREITKLKMTEYMTRHLEEEFTGRISGVTSFGFFVELENTIEGLVRLQDLKDDFYNYDPELHQHIGEHRGKIFRLGQEIRIKVAKADVSSKQIDFEPVE, encoded by the coding sequence ATGAAAACCAAAGAATTAAAACGGATTGTTAGACGTTTAATGAATGACAAAAAATATCGGAATATGACCTTTGATCAATTGTCGGACTTTATCGGTCTTTCAAAAAAGAAGGATCGACAGATGCTGTCTCATGTCCTGAAAGAGCTTGAAATAAAAGCTAAAGTTGAAAAAGATAGTAACGGGTGCTATCAGAAAACCGATGATTGCCCCAAAATTGTAGGAGTCCTTCGCGGCAATCAGCGTGGTTTTGGTTTTGTTATTCCTGACTATACTATTTTTTCTGAAGATGTGTTTATTCCTGAAAAGTATCTCCATGGTGCTCTGGATATGGACACGGTCTGGGTGCGACTTACCTCCAAACCGGGGGATAAAAGACCAGAAGGGGAAGTGGTGGAAATCATTGACCGGGGTCATAAAAAAATTATTGGACGTTATGAAAAGGGCAAGGGCTTCGGTTTTGTAGTACCGGATAATGATCGCCTTTGTAAGGACATTTTTATTCCCGAACGCCGGGGTAAGAAGGCGATTAACGGTGATAAGGTGGTTGCCCAGATTGTCTCGTGGTCGGATGTGGGAAAAAATCCGGAAGGAGAAATCCTGGAAATTTTGGGAAATGAAGATGAACCGGGTATTGACATTCTTTCTGTATTGAAAGGATATGATATCCCCATGGATTTTACAACGGATGTGGAGCGGGAAACGAATCAGATAAATGACCGGATTGGCTCTGAAGAACTAAAAAAGCGAAAAGATCTCCGGGACGAGCAGATCTTTACCATTGATGGTGATGATGCCAAGGACTATGATGACGCGGTATCGATCCGGAAAAAGAAAAATGGTAACTTTGTACTAAGCGTTCATATTGCCGATGTCAGCCATTATGTCCGACAGGGCAGTGAGATTGATAAATCTGCATTGGATCGTGGTACCAGCGTCTATGTGGTCGATCGGGTGGTCCCGATGTTGCCTTTTAAACTTTCTAATGACGTCTGTAGTCTGGTGCCAAACAAGGACCGGCTAACCTTCAGTTGTGAAATGGAAATCGACAAAAACGGTCAGGTGGTGGATTATGATATTTTTAAATCAGTAATCTGTTCCAAAGCCCGGATGACTTATAAAAAAGTCGATGCCTTACTGGAAGATCGAATCGATAAGGCGGCTGATCTAAAACCGTTTCGATCGGATCTGGTCTTAATGGAGGAACTCCACGAAATTCTGCGTGTGAAACGCCGGCTAAATCGGGGCGCCATCAATTTTGACTTTCCTGAAGCCAAGATTATATTGGATAAACTCGGTTTTCCGGAGGAGGTCATCATTGATGAACGACTAATATCGCATCGTATTATTGAAGAGTTTATGCTGGTCTGTAATGAAACCATTGCTGAACATGTATCCAAACTGGATGCCCCTTTTATTTTTAGAAACCATCCCGAGCCGCATCCGGAAAAACTGGCAGCTTTTCGAACCTTTATCAATCGATATGGGTTTAAACTGGGAAAAAACGATGATCAGGTCCCATCGGGCCACGATTTCCAGCAACTGGTTACCAATATTGCCGGTAAAAATGAAGAGCGGGTCATCACCTTGCTGATGCTCCGAACCATGCAACAGGCTGTTTATGAGGGACACAATCTGGGCCATTATGCCCTGGGAGCAAGCTTCTATACTCACTTTACTTCACCGATAAGGCGCTACCCGGATTTGTTTGTCCATCGCTATTTAGCGAAGGCAATTGCCGGTAAAATTAACAAAAAGTCCCTGGATTATCTGGAAGCGAACATTGAATCTGTTGCTAAACAAGCCTCGGAAACAGAGCGTCGCTCCGAAAACATTGAACGGGAAATTACCAAGCTCAAGATGACCGAATATATGACGCGGCACCTGGAGGAAGAATTTACCGGTCGAATCAGTGGCGTTACCTCCTTCGGTTTTTTTGTTGAACTGGAAAATACCATCGAAGGGTTAGTCCGGCTCCAGGATCTAAAAGATGATTTCTACAACTATGACCCTGAACTCCATCAGCATATTGGAGAGCATCGGGGAAAAATATTCAGACTAGGCCAGGAAATCAGAATAAAAGTGGCAAAGGCCGACGTGAGTTCCAAACAAATCGATTTTGAACCTGTTGAATAA
- a CDS encoding DEAD/DEAH box helicase encodes MMLNSNAKYINNRLALRPPQKESLERFQQICEILSLSKESELDIELRKIKEIFPTLTSFERDFPSICFALATGIGKTRLMGAFIAYQYYEKGIKNFFVLAPNLTIYNKLKKDLGDPSSGKYVFAGLDKFVTPPRIIDGDNYAEFRQGKFGVNEVIINIFNISKLNSESKTANGKPARIKRLTEVLGESYFSYLQNLPDLCVLMDESHHYHADRSFDVINELKPVLGIELTATPQIQKGTRKIDFKNVVYEYSLAHALNDGLYVKVPVVFTRKDFRPEEYTPEQLDHEKLNDGIRLHEETKNRLDVYSRSTGKTLVKPFVLVVAKDMDHSRQIREYLTSPDFFRGYYKDKVLEINSAQRGAEKNENIELLLSLENPENHIEIVVHVNMLKEGWDVTNLYTIIPLRASASETLTEQTIGRGLRLPYGQRTDVDEVDRLSIVSHDRYEDIVRLANNPDSLVRRVFYIDQNESKNEEQRETVELPSTYDEITQSSSFTEQLIFTIRETASQNYTTSKTPEQTVQVARFVAHLASKSVIELGKQVKTFDATKDEEIMHMVRSSIVGETIRQFPTFKLKHEDLEVVVGTAIETCVQTLTDKVIPIPQGVVQPFTEVKHGFYDFTLDTRSLGWHPSDDTLIGTELQDGGETFEYETDLALFPKADTVENEIVRHIIVHDNIDYSSCSDLIYSLIADAKQHFLSYLNAEETEKVMRNRQRSLSETIYTQMNQHFYKEETSYQASGMRPFTRIESGFGGKFKSDDLYDLRADMPASDVKSKVFKGFNKACHTLYKFDSNTERVFAIVLENDTAVLKWLRPSAKQFNIYYGPSGANKYEPDFIVETAESIYMVETKASNEISSKVVKEKTIAAIEYCRAVSEWNSRNGGKQWIYALVSHDQVRLQSSFMYLMKNHVRPEQLMLEL; translated from the coding sequence ATGATGTTGAATAGTAATGCGAAATATATTAATAACCGTCTTGCCTTGCGTCCTCCTCAGAAAGAGAGCTTAGAGCGATTTCAACAGATTTGCGAAATTCTTTCTCTTTCAAAGGAATCAGAATTAGATATCGAACTGAGAAAAATCAAAGAGATATTCCCTACTCTGACTTCATTTGAACGCGATTTTCCTTCAATTTGTTTTGCGCTTGCTACAGGTATAGGGAAAACTAGATTAATGGGCGCCTTCATTGCCTATCAATACTATGAAAAAGGCATAAAAAATTTTTTCGTTTTGGCACCTAATCTCACTATTTATAACAAGCTAAAGAAAGACTTGGGTGATCCGTCAAGCGGAAAATATGTTTTTGCTGGTTTAGACAAGTTTGTAACGCCTCCTCGTATCATAGACGGAGACAACTATGCCGAATTTAGACAAGGCAAATTTGGTGTAAACGAGGTTATTATTAACATTTTCAATATTTCAAAGTTAAATTCCGAAAGTAAAACGGCAAACGGCAAGCCTGCTCGTATTAAGCGTCTAACTGAAGTTCTAGGAGAGTCGTATTTTTCTTATTTGCAAAACTTACCCGATCTCTGTGTTCTGATGGATGAAAGTCATCATTACCACGCTGACCGTAGCTTTGATGTCATTAATGAGCTAAAACCAGTGTTAGGGATAGAACTCACAGCTACACCGCAAATACAAAAGGGCACACGGAAAATCGATTTCAAAAATGTAGTTTATGAATATTCCCTTGCTCATGCCTTAAACGACGGTCTTTACGTTAAAGTGCCAGTTGTATTCACCAGAAAGGACTTCCGTCCGGAAGAATATACTCCAGAGCAACTTGATCATGAAAAATTAAACGATGGCATTCGACTGCATGAAGAAACAAAAAACCGTCTGGATGTTTATTCTAGAAGTACGGGCAAAACACTCGTTAAACCTTTTGTACTAGTTGTTGCGAAAGACATGGATCACTCTCGCCAAATTCGTGAATACTTGACTTCACCCGATTTCTTTCGTGGTTATTATAAAGACAAAGTATTGGAAATTAACTCAGCTCAACGAGGTGCTGAAAAAAATGAAAACATTGAACTACTTTTATCCTTAGAGAATCCCGAAAATCATATCGAAATTGTAGTCCATGTTAATATGCTTAAAGAAGGTTGGGACGTAACTAATCTATATACTATCATTCCTCTTCGGGCTTCTGCATCCGAAACCCTTACTGAACAAACAATTGGACGAGGCCTCCGTTTACCTTATGGACAAAGAACGGATGTTGATGAGGTTGACCGGTTATCAATTGTAAGTCATGATCGTTATGAAGACATTGTGCGACTTGCCAATAATCCAGATTCTTTGGTGCGACGTGTTTTTTATATCGATCAGAATGAGTCGAAAAATGAAGAACAACGTGAAACTGTAGAACTTCCAAGTACTTATGATGAGATAACGCAATCCTCGAGCTTTACTGAACAGCTGATTTTTACCATTCGGGAAACAGCTAGTCAGAACTATACTACTAGCAAGACTCCTGAACAAACCGTTCAGGTAGCTCGATTTGTTGCACACCTTGCGTCCAAATCAGTTATTGAACTCGGAAAACAAGTTAAAACTTTTGATGCAACTAAGGACGAGGAAATAATGCATATGGTTCGCTCAAGTATCGTTGGTGAAACCATCCGCCAATTCCCGACATTCAAACTTAAACATGAGGATCTGGAAGTTGTAGTCGGTACTGCCATAGAAACCTGTGTACAAACACTTACTGACAAAGTAATTCCTATTCCACAAGGTGTAGTTCAACCTTTCACCGAGGTCAAACACGGATTCTATGACTTTACCTTGGATACTCGGAGTTTAGGATGGCACCCCTCCGATGATACACTTATCGGTACTGAGCTACAGGACGGTGGTGAGACTTTCGAATACGAGACAGATCTCGCATTATTCCCCAAGGCCGATACAGTTGAAAATGAGATCGTACGACATATCATCGTTCATGACAATATTGATTATAGTAGTTGCTCGGATCTCATTTATTCACTTATTGCTGATGCTAAACAGCACTTTTTGTCGTACTTAAATGCTGAAGAAACGGAAAAGGTTATGCGTAATCGGCAACGAAGCCTATCTGAAACCATATATACCCAGATGAATCAGCATTTTTATAAAGAAGAAACGAGCTATCAAGCTTCCGGTATGAGACCCTTTACAAGAATAGAATCTGGTTTCGGGGGTAAATTTAAATCCGATGATCTCTATGATTTGCGTGCGGATATGCCTGCCTCCGACGTTAAATCAAAGGTGTTTAAAGGTTTTAATAAGGCCTGCCATACATTATACAAATTTGATAGCAACACAGAGCGTGTTTTCGCCATTGTCCTCGAGAACGATACGGCTGTATTAAAATGGCTGCGTCCCAGCGCAAAGCAATTTAACATCTACTACGGGCCTAGCGGGGCGAATAAATATGAACCGGACTTCATCGTTGAAACAGCAGAGAGTATCTATATGGTGGAAACAAAAGCTTCAAACGAAATAAGTAGCAAGGTTGTAAAAGAAAAGACCATTGCCGCGATTGAATATTGTCGTGCAGTTTCGGAGTGGAATTCTAGGAACGGCGGTAAACAATGGATTTATGCTCTAGTATCACATGACCAGGTTCGTTTACAATCTAGTTTCATGTATCTGATGAAAAATCACGTAAGGCCTGAACAACTGATGCTGGAGTTGTAG
- the smpB gene encoding SsrA-binding protein SmpB yields MGENIKIVAKNRKARHDFAIEDTYEVGLVLAGTEVKSIRGGKVSLKESFADIYNGEIFVYQMHIDPYEQGNIYNKDPLRIRKLLMHKQQIRKLVGLKQREGYTLVPLTLYFKDGRVKMELALAKGKKLYDKRHAIAERDSDRRIQKSMRHNG; encoded by the coding sequence ATGGGAGAAAATATTAAAATTGTGGCCAAAAATAGAAAAGCACGTCATGATTTTGCCATTGAAGATACCTATGAGGTGGGTCTGGTTTTGGCCGGGACGGAAGTGAAATCCATCCGAGGCGGAAAAGTCAGCCTGAAGGAAAGTTTTGCCGATATCTATAATGGCGAGATTTTCGTTTATCAGATGCATATTGATCCTTATGAGCAGGGGAATATTTATAATAAAGATCCTTTGCGCATTCGTAAGCTCCTGATGCATAAACAGCAGATTAGAAAACTGGTTGGGCTGAAGCAACGGGAAGGCTACACTCTGGTGCCACTGACGCTTTACTTTAAAGATGGTCGGGTTAAAATGGAACTGGCTTTGGCCAAAGGCAAGAAGCTTTATGATAAGCGACACGCCATTGCCGAGCGGGATTCTGACCGACGGATTCAAAAAAGTATGCGGCATAATGGCTAG